The proteins below are encoded in one region of Serratia symbiotica:
- the aroG gene encoding 3-deoxy-7-phosphoheptulonate synthase AroG, which translates to MNYQNDDLRINEIKELLPPVALLEKFPATERAVETVSQARSAIHNILRSSDDRLLVVIGPCSIHDTQAAREYAARLLTLREELNGELEVVMRVYFEKPRTTVGWKGLINDPQMDSSFHINDGLRLARKLLLGINDSGLPTAGEFLDMITPQYLADLMSWGAIGARTTESQVHRELASGLSCPVGFKNGTDGTIKVAIDAINAASAPHCFLSVTKWGYSAIVNTSGNGDCHIILRGGKEPNYSAAHVKEVKDGLTKAGLTAQVMIDFSHANSSKQFKKQLDVNADVCGQIAGGEKAIIGVMIESHLVEGNQSLESGEPLVYGKSVTDACIGWQDTETVLRELAAAVKARRRG; encoded by the coding sequence ATGAATTACCAAAACGACGACTTACGCATTAACGAAATCAAGGAACTCTTGCCACCGGTTGCTCTGTTAGAGAAGTTTCCGGCCACTGAACGCGCGGTAGAGACGGTATCGCAAGCGCGTAGCGCCATTCATAATATCCTCCGCAGCAGCGATGATCGCCTGCTAGTGGTGATCGGTCCATGCTCTATTCATGATACTCAAGCGGCCAGGGAATATGCGGCACGCCTGCTAACTCTGCGCGAAGAGCTGAACGGCGAGTTGGAAGTGGTGATGCGCGTTTACTTTGAAAAGCCGCGAACTACCGTGGGTTGGAAAGGGCTGATTAACGATCCGCAGATGGATAGCAGCTTTCATATCAACGATGGCCTGCGTTTGGCGCGTAAATTGCTGCTGGGAATCAACGATAGCGGCTTGCCAACTGCTGGCGAGTTCCTTGATATGATTACCCCGCAGTACCTGGCAGATCTGATGAGTTGGGGGGCCATCGGCGCACGCACGACCGAATCTCAGGTGCACCGTGAGCTGGCTTCCGGCCTGTCTTGCCCGGTCGGCTTCAAAAATGGCACCGATGGCACCATCAAGGTGGCGATTGACGCCATCAACGCGGCCAGCGCCCCGCATTGCTTCCTGTCGGTGACCAAGTGGGGCTATTCGGCGATCGTTAACACCAGCGGTAACGGCGACTGTCATATCATCCTGCGCGGCGGTAAAGAACCGAACTACAGTGCAGCGCATGTCAAAGAGGTCAAAGATGGCCTGACCAAAGCAGGGTTGACGGCGCAGGTGATGATCGATTTCAGCCACGCCAACAGCAGCAAGCAGTTTAAGAAGCAGCTTGACGTGAATGCCGATGTTTGCGGCCAGATCGCTGGTGGTGAAAAAGCGATTATCGGTGTGATGATTGAAAGCCATCTGGTGGAAGGCAATCAGAGTTTGGAAAGCGGCGAACCA